In Pseudofrankia saprophytica, one genomic interval encodes:
- a CDS encoding MFS transporter: MSSQPLSSAAPPTPATASSPATIPSPVTAGLTPSAAAPARSTRTAVLLACGGSFLAFLDATITNLAVPDLARDFEVGVTSVSWVVTLYALPFAALLAPAGRLADLFGRRRLFVAGAALFTAASLLAVVAPLFGVLLAARAAQGIGAALLIPASFAIVLADTPPDRRAAAIGLWSASAGLAAVAGPAVGGILVDVASWRALFCVNLPIGLLLIERAVRYQPAAMPTGTAAGTGIGTGAGADTARRRAPDALATVLLAVGIGAVVLSLTEAQRWGWASPATLGFLLGGVLSTAAAVGRSARHPAPAIEVDLWRSPGYAVANVISALFGAALYASLLLGVLFLVEAWQYSVLTAGLAMTPAAGWAALVGISIGRSRRQPAPWVLVVGGGALIAATSLVLAIWLPVDPRFLTAWLPAGLGLGVGIGAVSVGVSSAAALAVEPRRFAAAVGLNIAARQVGGAIGVAATALLLDRQPGDGIGPFQDVYWMMTALCGAIAVVGLLLRPSRRPGQPAEEVGR, translated from the coding sequence ATGAGCTCCCAGCCCCTGTCCTCCGCCGCCCCACCGACCCCGGCCACGGCGTCCAGCCCGGCCACGATCCCGTCGCCGGTCACGGCCGGGCTGACGCCGTCCGCGGCGGCGCCAGCCCGCTCAACCCGAACCGCGGTGCTGCTCGCCTGTGGTGGTTCGTTCCTCGCCTTCCTGGACGCGACGATCACCAACCTGGCGGTCCCCGACCTCGCCCGCGACTTCGAGGTCGGCGTGACCTCGGTGTCCTGGGTGGTGACGCTCTACGCGCTGCCGTTCGCCGCGCTGCTCGCGCCCGCCGGACGGCTGGCCGACCTGTTCGGCCGCCGCCGGCTGTTCGTCGCCGGCGCGGCCCTGTTCACGGCCGCCTCGCTGCTGGCGGTGGTCGCGCCGCTGTTCGGGGTTCTGCTCGCCGCCCGCGCCGCGCAGGGAATCGGCGCGGCCCTCCTGATCCCCGCGTCGTTCGCGATCGTGCTCGCCGACACCCCGCCCGACCGTCGCGCCGCCGCCATCGGCCTGTGGAGCGCCTCGGCCGGTCTCGCGGCGGTCGCCGGCCCGGCGGTCGGCGGGATTCTCGTGGACGTCGCCAGCTGGCGGGCGCTGTTCTGCGTCAACCTGCCGATCGGGCTGCTGCTGATCGAACGCGCCGTCCGTTACCAGCCCGCGGCCATGCCAACCGGAACCGCGGCCGGCACCGGAATCGGAACCGGGGCTGGGGCCGACACCGCGCGGCGCCGCGCGCCGGATGCCCTGGCCACCGTCCTGCTGGCCGTCGGCATCGGCGCGGTCGTCCTCAGCCTGACCGAGGCGCAGCGATGGGGTTGGGCGAGCCCGGCGACGCTCGGGTTTCTGCTGGGGGGCGTCCTGAGCACGGCCGCTGCCGTCGGCCGGTCGGCGCGCCACCCGGCCCCGGCCATCGAGGTCGACCTGTGGCGCAGCCCGGGCTACGCGGTCGCCAACGTCATCTCCGCCCTGTTCGGGGCGGCGCTGTACGCCTCGTTGCTGCTCGGCGTGCTGTTCCTCGTGGAGGCCTGGCAGTACTCGGTGCTGACCGCCGGCCTCGCGATGACGCCCGCGGCCGGCTGGGCGGCGCTCGTCGGCATCTCGATCGGCCGGTCCCGGCGGCAGCCCGCGCCCTGGGTGCTGGTCGTCGGCGGCGGCGCCCTGATCGCCGCGACCTCGTTGGTGCTCGCGATCTGGCTTCCCGTCGACCCGCGCTTCCTCACCGCCTGGCTACCGGCCGGGCTGGGCCTCGGCGTCGGCATCGGCGCGGTCAGCGTGGGGGTGTCCAGCGCCGCGGCCCTGGCGGTGGAACCCCGGCGGTTCGCGGCCGCCGTGGGCCTCAACATCGCGGCCCGCCAGGTCGGCGGGGCGATCGGCGTGGCCGCGACCGCGCTCCTGCTCGACCGTCAGCCCGGCGACGGCATCGGGCCCTTCCAGGACGTCTACTGGATGATGACGGCGCTGTGCGGCGCGATCGCCGTCGTCGGTCTCCTGCTGCGTCCTTCGCGGCGCCCGGGCCAGCCCGCCGAGGAGGTCGGGCGGTGA
- a CDS encoding GDSL-type esterase/lipase family protein, which produces MTVLDDALERADPDCLTPAEEAELLRGAPWRRLVVLGDSIAAGVREPRAGYRDLCFADRLAAALAEGRLADGRRAPRDQPHRSRHLDSRHVDPQHLDVQYLNLGVPWARLTDVRDGQLPAALRFEPDLALVVAGGNDTLRPDYDPEQSWRELLEIALPLADRGALVVTIGLFDLARSGLLSPRTAATMAGLFDRLDAITAAVAAQVGGLHVDTHHHPRAADPAIFASDRVHANAAGHAIASAAIIRALTAHRPADDARPSMPGRG; this is translated from the coding sequence GTGACCGTCCTGGACGACGCCCTGGAGCGGGCGGATCCCGACTGCCTGACCCCGGCCGAGGAGGCCGAGCTGTTGCGCGGCGCGCCCTGGCGGCGGCTGGTGGTGCTGGGCGACAGCATCGCCGCCGGGGTGCGCGAACCCCGCGCCGGCTACCGGGACCTGTGCTTCGCCGACCGGCTCGCGGCGGCGCTCGCCGAGGGGAGGCTCGCCGACGGGAGGAGGGCACCGCGGGACCAGCCGCACCGCTCCCGGCATCTCGACTCCCGGCATGTCGACCCCCAGCACCTCGACGTCCAGTACCTCAACCTCGGCGTGCCGTGGGCCCGCCTCACCGACGTCCGCGACGGCCAGCTGCCCGCGGCGCTGCGGTTCGAGCCGGACCTCGCACTGGTCGTCGCCGGCGGCAACGACACGCTGCGCCCCGACTACGACCCCGAGCAGTCCTGGCGCGAGCTGCTGGAGATCGCCCTCCCGCTCGCCGACCGGGGCGCGCTGGTGGTGACCATCGGCCTGTTCGACCTCGCCCGCTCGGGGCTGCTGTCGCCGCGCACCGCCGCGACGATGGCCGGCCTGTTCGACCGGCTCGACGCGATCACCGCCGCCGTCGCGGCCCAGGTGGGCGGCCTGCACGTCGACACCCATCATCACCCGCGCGCGGCCGACCCGGCCATCTTCGCCAGCGACCGCGTGCACGCGAACGCGGCCGGCCACGCCATCGCGTCGGCCGCGATCATCCGGGCGCTCACGGCCCACCGGCCGGCCGACGACGCCAGGCCGTCGATGCCAGGCAGGGGATGA
- a CDS encoding succinic semialdehyde dehydrogenase: protein MTATTPVGASPTATPTPAATTGPGRRLDAALLARLVSGVTATGEPTTVTAPFTGEPLVSLPQSTADDVQAAYAAARVAQAAWAATPVRDRAGVLTRLHDLVLRQRDEALDILQWETGKARAHAVEEVLEVAACAQHFSRRAPRLLAPHRRSGAFPVLTRTVESRRPKGVVCVITPWNYPLALSDDVLPALVAGNAVVQKPDTQTALSALWLRELAIEAGLPAELWQVVLGGRDTIGDPLIDGADFIAFTGSTTAGRAIAARAGQRLIGCSLELGGKNPMVVLADADVDKAARGAIRACFNNAGQLCVSIERIYVDRSVYDAFVKAFVGEVDRLRLGASLDYATDMGSLTYQRQLDAVRAHLDDAVSKGATLLAGGKPRPDLGPLFHEPTVLADVTPGMALHRDETFGPVVALYPVDGDDAAIAAANDTEYGLNACVWSRDTGHARAVAARIDAGTVNINEGYASTYGSQGAPMGGMKASGLGRRHGDEGLLKLTEPQTVASQHLLGFDPPGFLGPDRYATVLTHTLTALKRLHIR, encoded by the coding sequence ATGACCGCGACGACGCCCGTAGGCGCCTCCCCCACTGCGACGCCCACCCCCGCCGCGACCACCGGGCCGGGACGCCGGCTCGACGCGGCGCTGTTGGCGCGGCTGGTATCCGGCGTGACCGCCACCGGCGAGCCGACGACGGTCACGGCGCCGTTCACCGGCGAACCGCTGGTCTCGTTGCCGCAGTCGACGGCCGACGACGTCCAGGCCGCCTATGCCGCGGCGCGTGTGGCGCAGGCAGCATGGGCCGCCACGCCGGTCCGCGACCGGGCCGGCGTCCTCACCCGGCTGCACGATCTGGTGCTGCGCCAGCGGGACGAGGCGCTCGACATCCTGCAGTGGGAGACCGGCAAGGCGCGCGCGCACGCGGTCGAGGAGGTACTCGAGGTCGCCGCCTGTGCCCAGCACTTCAGCCGCCGGGCCCCCAGGCTGCTCGCGCCGCACCGCCGATCCGGTGCCTTCCCCGTGCTGACGCGGACCGTAGAGTCACGCCGCCCGAAGGGCGTCGTCTGCGTGATCACCCCGTGGAACTACCCGCTGGCGCTGTCCGACGACGTACTGCCGGCCCTGGTCGCGGGCAACGCGGTCGTGCAGAAGCCGGACACGCAGACCGCGCTGTCCGCGCTCTGGCTGCGCGAGCTGGCGATCGAGGCCGGCCTGCCCGCCGAGCTGTGGCAGGTGGTGCTCGGCGGTCGGGACACCATCGGCGACCCGCTGATCGACGGCGCGGACTTCATCGCGTTCACCGGCTCGACCACCGCCGGCCGGGCGATCGCCGCGCGCGCCGGCCAGCGGCTGATCGGCTGCTCCCTGGAGCTCGGCGGGAAGAACCCGATGGTCGTGCTCGCCGACGCCGACGTCGACAAGGCGGCCAGAGGCGCCATCCGGGCCTGCTTCAACAATGCCGGTCAGCTGTGCGTCTCGATCGAACGGATCTACGTCGACCGTTCGGTGTACGACGCGTTCGTGAAGGCGTTCGTGGGCGAGGTCGACCGGCTACGGCTCGGCGCCTCGCTCGACTACGCCACCGACATGGGCTCACTCACCTACCAGCGCCAGCTCGACGCCGTCCGCGCCCACCTCGACGACGCGGTCTCCAAGGGCGCGACCCTGCTCGCCGGCGGCAAGCCCCGCCCGGACCTGGGTCCGCTGTTCCACGAACCCACCGTTCTCGCCGACGTCACCCCCGGCATGGCGCTCCACCGGGACGAGACGTTCGGCCCGGTGGTCGCGCTGTACCCGGTGGATGGTGACGACGCGGCGATCGCCGCCGCCAACGACACCGAGTACGGCCTGAACGCCTGCGTATGGAGCCGCGACACCGGTCATGCCCGCGCGGTCGCGGCGCGCATCGACGCCGGCACGGTCAACATCAACGAGGGCTACGCGTCCACCTACGGGTCGCAGGGCGCCCCCATGGGCGGCATGAAGGCCTCCGGTCTCGGCCGGCGCCACGGCGACGAGGGGCTGCTCAAGCTCACCGAGCCCCAGACCGTCGCCAGCCAGCACCTCCTCGGTTTCGACCCGCCCGGCTTCCTCGGCCCCGACCGCTACGCCACCGTCCTCACCCACACCCTCACCGCCCTCAAGCGCCTTCACATCCGCTAG
- the hrpA gene encoding ATP-dependent RNA helicase HrpA, protein MGKQRDGGRPVDLGAAERAELAGLSARLPALMLRDGHRLARRLDGVRHDPDAAARARAIVEITDEVETAEIRVALRRDAVPALKYPDELPVSQRKDEILAAIRDNQVVIVAGETGSGKTTQIPKICLELGRGVTGLIGHTQPRRLAARTVADRIAEETGAQGLGGLIGYQVRFTDQVGEDTLVKLMTDGILLAELTTDRLLRQYDTLIIDEAHERSLNIDFILGYLHRILPRRPDLKVVITSATIETERFSRHFGDAPVIEVSGRTYPVEVRYRPVIDPENPDGDPDRDVVTAICDAVDELSVEGPGDVLVFLSGEREIRDTADALARRPSRELLPREILPLYARLSAAEQHRVFQSHQGRRIVLATNVAETSLTVPGIKYVVDAGTARISRYSHRLKVQRLPIEPVSRASANQRSGRCGRTSAGICIRLYSEDDFETRPEYTDPEILRTNLASVILSMSSLGLGEVADFPFLDPPDPRQVTDGLALLHELGAFESPRRLPAPAKPVADAEGGASVGAATTDVAGSGGEARGGGERTPRLTPLGRRLARLPADPRLARMIVAAEEQGALAEVLVIAAALAVGDVRERPPDAQQAAAEKHARFTEPTSDFLGYLNLWNYLREKAAELSSNQFRKLCRTEFLRYLRVREWQDVHSQLRQSARSLGLSTNATPASPQQIHAALLTGLLSHVGLFDPEKRDYLGARGARFAVFPGSALFKKPPRWVVAAELVETSRLWGRIAAKIEPEWVEPLAGHLVRRSYSEPHWSRRSAAVLATEKVTLYGVPIVAARTVNYSAIDPALCRELFIRHALVEGDWETRHAFFAENQRLLADAEELEHRARRRDIVVDDQTIFDFYDARIPADVVSGRHFDAWWKKTRPGTPDLLVLAPEMLVNPGATGVSAADFPDSWPGRPGDEHQIALTYQFEPGSAADGVTAHIPLAILNQIEPDGFDWQVPGLREDLVTELIRSLPKALRRSFVPAPNYARAVLDRVGPADGPLLAVVERELNRIGGGTTVSRGDWDLSRLPPHLRITFRVYDGQKQRDGQKQRDGHKQNGGQNQRDGRDGRGGGRDGRDGNAERPSGALAEGKDLDELKRQLAPKLTAAVSAAGGSLERTGLTGWADLGTIPRTVERRSGRHVVRGYPALVAEPSGGVALRVLATEAEQSRAHPVGTRALLLASVPSPVRYINTQLSNASKLALRHHPHASVGDLLDDAVAAAADALIAEAGGPVWDEAGFERLRDAVRAELPERSLAVVRSVERVLVLAHDVKARTEALAGGSPAGGPAAGRPAAGRPVQVKDLRSLSSAFAAAQGGVGTRTAVKLTPALAASLDDLRRQLAALVYPGFVTATGADRLDDLTRYLTGALRRLDRLPADVASEQPKLATIARVRAAYDELAVDLLPPGAPPGPDLLRIRWMIEELRVSLFAQTLRTPYPVSEERLYRAMDDLAP, encoded by the coding sequence GTGGGGAAGCAACGCGACGGCGGCCGGCCCGTCGACCTCGGGGCGGCCGAGCGGGCGGAGCTTGCCGGGCTGTCCGCGCGGCTGCCCGCGCTGATGCTGCGCGACGGGCACCGGCTGGCGCGCCGCCTCGACGGCGTCCGCCACGATCCGGACGCCGCGGCGCGGGCCCGCGCGATCGTCGAGATCACCGACGAGGTCGAGACGGCGGAGATTCGCGTCGCGTTGCGCCGCGACGCCGTGCCGGCGCTGAAGTACCCGGACGAACTGCCGGTCAGCCAGCGTAAGGACGAGATCCTCGCGGCCATCCGCGACAACCAGGTCGTCATCGTGGCCGGCGAGACCGGCTCGGGCAAGACGACGCAGATCCCAAAGATCTGCCTGGAGCTCGGCCGGGGCGTCACCGGGCTGATCGGGCACACCCAGCCGCGCCGGCTGGCCGCCCGCACCGTCGCGGACCGGATCGCCGAGGAGACGGGCGCGCAGGGACTGGGCGGACTCATCGGCTACCAGGTGCGCTTCACCGACCAGGTCGGCGAGGACACGCTGGTCAAGCTGATGACCGACGGCATCCTGCTCGCGGAGCTGACCACGGACCGGCTGCTGCGCCAGTACGACACGCTCATCATCGACGAGGCGCACGAGCGCAGCCTCAACATCGACTTCATCCTCGGCTACCTGCACCGGATCCTGCCGCGCCGGCCGGATCTGAAGGTGGTCATCACCTCGGCGACGATCGAGACGGAGCGGTTCTCCCGCCACTTCGGCGACGCCCCGGTCATCGAGGTGTCCGGCCGGACCTACCCGGTCGAGGTTCGCTACCGGCCCGTCATCGACCCGGAAAACCCCGATGGTGATCCCGACCGGGACGTCGTCACCGCGATCTGCGACGCCGTCGACGAGCTGTCAGTCGAGGGGCCCGGCGACGTCCTCGTCTTCCTCTCCGGGGAGCGGGAGATCCGCGACACCGCGGACGCGCTGGCCCGCCGGCCGAGCAGGGAGCTGCTGCCCCGGGAGATCCTGCCGCTGTACGCACGGCTGTCCGCGGCCGAACAACATCGGGTGTTCCAGTCGCATCAGGGCCGGCGGATCGTGCTCGCGACGAACGTCGCCGAGACGTCGCTGACCGTCCCGGGAATCAAGTACGTCGTCGACGCCGGCACGGCCCGGATCTCCCGGTACAGCCACCGGCTGAAGGTGCAGCGGCTGCCGATCGAGCCGGTGTCGCGGGCGTCGGCGAACCAGCGGTCCGGCCGCTGCGGACGGACGTCCGCCGGTATCTGCATCCGCCTCTACTCGGAGGACGACTTCGAGACCCGGCCGGAGTACACCGACCCGGAGATCCTGCGGACCAATCTCGCTTCCGTCATCCTGTCGATGTCGTCGTTGGGGCTCGGCGAGGTCGCGGACTTCCCGTTCCTCGACCCGCCCGACCCGCGTCAGGTCACCGACGGCCTGGCGCTGCTCCACGAGCTCGGCGCGTTCGAGTCGCCGCGCCGCCTGCCCGCCCCGGCGAAACCGGTCGCCGACGCCGAAGGCGGTGCCAGCGTCGGTGCCGCCACCACCGACGTCGCCGGCAGCGGCGGTGAGGCACGTGGCGGCGGTGAGCGCACGCCGCGGCTGACACCGCTCGGACGCCGGCTCGCCCGGCTGCCGGCCGACCCGCGGCTGGCCCGCATGATCGTCGCGGCGGAGGAGCAGGGCGCGCTCGCCGAGGTGCTCGTCATCGCCGCGGCGCTGGCCGTCGGGGACGTGCGCGAGCGCCCGCCCGACGCCCAGCAGGCGGCGGCGGAGAAACACGCCCGGTTCACCGAGCCGACGTCGGACTTCCTCGGCTACCTGAATCTGTGGAACTACCTGCGGGAGAAGGCCGCGGAACTGTCGTCGAACCAGTTCCGCAAGCTGTGTCGCACCGAGTTCCTGCGCTACCTGCGAGTGCGGGAATGGCAGGACGTCCACAGCCAGCTGCGCCAGTCGGCCCGCTCGCTGGGCCTGTCGACGAATGCCACCCCGGCGAGCCCACAGCAGATACACGCCGCGCTGCTCACCGGTCTGCTGTCGCACGTCGGCCTGTTCGACCCGGAGAAAAGGGACTACCTGGGGGCGCGCGGCGCCCGGTTCGCCGTCTTCCCGGGCTCGGCGCTGTTCAAGAAGCCGCCGCGCTGGGTGGTCGCGGCCGAGCTGGTCGAGACGTCCCGGCTGTGGGGCCGGATCGCGGCGAAGATCGAGCCCGAGTGGGTCGAGCCGCTCGCCGGGCACCTGGTCCGCCGCTCCTACAGCGAGCCGCACTGGTCGCGCCGCTCCGCCGCCGTCCTCGCGACCGAGAAGGTGACGTTGTACGGCGTGCCGATCGTGGCCGCCCGGACGGTGAACTACAGCGCGATCGATCCCGCGCTCTGCCGGGAGCTGTTCATCCGGCACGCCCTCGTCGAGGGCGACTGGGAGACGCGGCACGCGTTCTTCGCCGAGAACCAGCGGCTGCTCGCGGACGCCGAGGAACTGGAACACCGCGCGCGCCGTCGCGACATCGTCGTCGACGACCAGACGATCTTCGATTTCTACGACGCCCGCATACCCGCGGACGTCGTCTCGGGCCGCCATTTCGACGCCTGGTGGAAGAAGACCCGTCCGGGTACGCCCGACCTGCTCGTCCTCGCCCCGGAGATGCTCGTCAACCCGGGCGCGACGGGCGTGAGCGCCGCGGACTTCCCGGACTCCTGGCCCGGCCGGCCCGGGGACGAGCACCAGATCGCGCTGACCTACCAGTTCGAGCCCGGCTCGGCCGCCGATGGCGTCACGGCGCATATCCCCCTCGCGATCCTCAACCAGATCGAGCCGGACGGTTTCGACTGGCAGGTGCCCGGGCTACGTGAGGACCTGGTCACCGAGCTGATCCGCTCGCTGCCGAAGGCGCTGCGGCGCAGCTTCGTCCCCGCACCCAACTACGCGCGCGCGGTGCTGGACCGCGTCGGCCCGGCCGACGGCCCGCTGCTCGCCGTCGTCGAACGCGAGCTGAACCGGATAGGCGGCGGCACGACCGTCTCCCGCGGGGACTGGGACCTGAGCCGGCTGCCACCGCACCTGAGGATCACGTTTCGCGTCTACGACGGCCAGAAGCAGCGCGACGGCCAGAAACAGCGTGACGGTCACAAACAGAACGGCGGCCAGAACCAGCGCGACGGGCGGGATGGGCGCGGCGGCGGGCGTGACGGACGGGACGGGAACGCCGAGCGACCGTCGGGGGCGCTGGCCGAGGGCAAGGACCTCGACGAGCTCAAGCGCCAGCTGGCGCCGAAGCTGACGGCGGCGGTGTCGGCCGCCGGCGGGAGCCTGGAACGGACCGGCCTGACGGGCTGGGCCGACCTGGGCACGATCCCGCGCACCGTCGAGCGCAGGTCCGGGCGTCACGTGGTCCGTGGCTACCCCGCGCTGGTGGCCGAGCCTTCCGGGGGTGTCGCGCTGCGGGTGCTGGCGACCGAGGCCGAGCAGAGCCGGGCCCATCCCGTCGGTACCAGGGCGCTCCTTCTGGCGTCGGTGCCGTCACCGGTTCGGTACATCAACACTCAGCTCTCGAACGCGTCGAAGCTCGCCCTGCGCCATCATCCGCACGCGAGCGTGGGCGACCTGCTCGACGACGCCGTCGCCGCGGCCGCCGACGCGCTGATCGCCGAGGCGGGCGGCCCGGTGTGGGACGAGGCCGGGTTCGAACGGCTACGAGACGCGGTCCGCGCGGAACTGCCCGAGCGCTCCCTCGCCGTCGTCCGGTCCGTCGAACGGGTCCTCGTCCTCGCCCATGACGTGAAGGCGCGGACGGAGGCACTCGCGGGCGGTTCGCCGGCGGGCGGTCCGGCAGCCGGCCGCCCGGCGGCGGGCCGCCCCGTCCAGGTGAAGGACCTGCGGTCGTTGTCCTCGGCGTTCGCCGCCGCCCAGGGCGGCGTCGGTACCCGGACCGCCGTCAAGCTCACCCCGGCGCTCGCCGCGAGCCTCGACGACCTGCGCCGCCAGCTCGCCGCGCTCGTCTACCCGGGCTTCGTCACGGCCACCGGCGCCGACCGTCTGGACGACCTGACGCGCTACCTGACCGGCGCCCTGCGCCGCCTGGACCGCCTCCCCGCCGACGTGGCCAGCGAGCAGCCCAAGCTGGCCACGATCGCCCGGGTCCGCGCCGCCTACGACGAGCTGGCGGTGGACCTCCTCCCGCCGGGCGCCCCGCCGGGCCCGGACCTCCTGCGCATCCGCTGGATGATCGAGGAACTCCGCGTCAGCCTCTTCGCCCAGACGCTGCGCACCCCCTACCCCGTCTCCGAAGAGCGTCTCTACCGCGCCATGGACGACCTCGCCCCCTGA
- a CDS encoding NAD(P)/FAD-dependent oxidoreductase, with protein sequence MATSDTEVGATEGGVYRHRVLVIGSGFGGLFATQALRSAWADVTIVARTSHHLFQPLLYQVATGILSEGEIAPSTREVLRRQRNARVVLGEVTNIDLDARTVTSELVGRTTLHHYDSLIVAAGAGQSYFGNDQFAEHAPGMKSIDDALELRGRILGMFELAEASTDEADIERLLTFVVVGAGPTGVEMAGQIAELAHRTLRRDFRSIDPRKARIVLLDAAPVVLPAFGDKLGAYAVQRLEKLGVEVQLGAMVTDVDATGIEVKNADGTRRRIESVCKVWAAGVQASPLGRQLAQQSGAGLDRAGRVQVEPDLTLPGHPEVYVVGDMISLNQLPGVAQVAIQGGRHAARDIRARIEGRESGRLFKYHDKGSMATISRFSAVASIGRLKLTGFVAWLMWLAVHLVYIIGFKHRVTTLLHWAVSFVGRGRSERTVTHQQIFARTAISRLGEEFSPSLPPDPDARPSWRGNGAAAPVPGPASTPAQPVPASGKTPEPATSGVG encoded by the coding sequence ATGGCCACCAGTGACACCGAGGTCGGCGCGACCGAGGGCGGTGTCTACCGGCACCGCGTCCTGGTCATCGGTTCCGGGTTCGGCGGACTGTTCGCCACCCAGGCGCTTCGCAGCGCCTGGGCCGACGTCACGATCGTCGCGAGGACGTCCCACCACCTGTTCCAGCCGCTGCTCTACCAGGTGGCGACCGGGATCCTCTCCGAGGGAGAGATCGCCCCGTCGACCCGCGAGGTGCTGCGCCGTCAGCGCAACGCCCGGGTCGTGCTCGGCGAGGTCACCAACATCGACCTTGACGCGAGGACCGTCACCTCGGAGCTCGTCGGCCGCACCACCCTGCACCACTACGACAGCCTGATCGTCGCCGCCGGCGCCGGGCAGTCATATTTCGGCAACGACCAGTTTGCCGAGCACGCGCCCGGAATGAAGAGCATCGACGACGCCCTCGAGCTTCGCGGCCGGATTCTCGGCATGTTCGAGTTGGCGGAGGCGTCCACCGACGAGGCGGACATTGAGCGGCTGCTTACTTTCGTCGTTGTCGGCGCCGGCCCGACCGGTGTGGAGATGGCCGGCCAGATCGCCGAGCTCGCGCACCGGACTCTGCGCCGCGATTTTCGGAGCATCGACCCGCGCAAGGCGCGGATTGTCCTGCTCGACGCGGCTCCGGTCGTACTTCCCGCGTTCGGCGACAAGCTCGGCGCCTATGCCGTCCAGCGGCTGGAGAAGCTGGGCGTCGAGGTTCAGCTGGGCGCGATGGTGACCGACGTCGACGCGACCGGCATCGAGGTCAAGAACGCGGACGGCACCAGGCGGCGCATCGAGTCGGTCTGCAAGGTATGGGCGGCCGGAGTGCAGGCGAGCCCGCTGGGCAGGCAGCTCGCCCAGCAGAGCGGCGCGGGGCTTGACCGGGCCGGCCGGGTCCAGGTGGAGCCGGACCTGACCCTGCCCGGCCATCCGGAGGTGTACGTCGTCGGCGACATGATCTCGCTGAACCAGCTTCCGGGAGTGGCGCAGGTCGCCATCCAGGGTGGCCGGCACGCCGCCCGGGACATCCGCGCCCGGATCGAGGGCCGCGAGTCCGGCCGGCTCTTCAAGTACCACGACAAGGGCAGCATGGCGACGATCTCGCGGTTCAGCGCCGTCGCCAGCATCGGCAGGCTGAAGCTCACCGGCTTCGTGGCGTGGCTGATGTGGCTGGCCGTGCACCTCGTCTACATCATCGGCTTCAAGCACCGGGTGACGACGCTGCTGCACTGGGCCGTCAGCTTCGTCGGCCGAGGCCGCTCGGAGCGCACCGTGACGCACCAGCAGATCTTCGCCAGGACCGCGATCAGCCGCCTCGGCGAGGAGTTCTCGCCGTCACTGCCGCCGGACCCCGACGCCCGGCCGTCCTGGCGGGGGAACGGGGCGGCGGCCCCGGTGCCCGGCCCGGCCAGCACCCCGGCCCAGCCGGTGCCGGCCAGCGGGAAGACGCCGGAGCCGGCCACCTCCGGCGTCGGCTGA